In Gemmatimonadaceae bacterium, the DNA window CTCTTTAAGGCGCCTTCACCTATAAGTCGGAGCCGACTGGCCGTTCTCGACATCGTCAGGATGGGCCGTCTTCAGAATCGGCGCCAGCCGGCCGGGGGGGGCCGACCGCCGCGCTTGCCTGCCTCGCCTTTCGGAGCGCAGCTTGATCGCGAAGACCCCGGAGGGCCAATGCCGAATGAAGGTCCAGAACCCATTCTCCCGGCGCAGGATGTACACCGGACGCGCCAGTTCTACGAGTCGCTGGGTTTCAGGGCGGGATACAACGACGACCGCTATGACATCCTCCGGCGCGGAAGTCTCGTGGTGCATCTCGAGCGTCACGGCGATCTGGCGCCCGACGCGAATCATACGAGCTGCTACTGGCGCGTGGCGGACGCGGACGCGCTGCACCGCGAGTTCTCAGCGCTCGGCTTGCCGAGTGAGGGCGCCCCAAGTCTCACCGAACCGTGTGATGAGCGTTGGGGAATGCGTGAATTCACACTGAAGGATCCCGCGGGCAACCTGATTCGCGTCGGGCACGAGTTGACGGATCCGTAAGAGTCTTGCCGGGCGCGTGTACTTCTCGCGCGCTACGACCGGTCACATTCGTTGGTCGCGCTTCGGACACCGGATTCGATGATGTCGGCCGGCGTCTATGGACGCGTGGGGCCGGCGAGGCCGAAACGAACTTCGGCGCACCGCAGATCCACTCCGCGTCGCGCCGGATCCTGATATGACAAGAAGTCGGCGGAAAGCGTGTCGTTGTGGGTGCGGGCCTCGCGGTACGCTCGCATACACGCCGCCGCGTCGTGCACGCCGTGAATCGGGGCGTGCATCAAACGATGGGTCAGCAGGGCGAGCGCGATCAGCACGGCCGATGCGAGTCCGTACCGCAGGAAGCGTGGCATCGTCGACAATGTCTCGTCTCCGACCGGCGCCGGCAAGCGAGGCACGGGTCCTGACCAATCGCGGAATTCGTCGTAGAATCCGCGACATGGCGGAACCGATTTTGGTCCCCAATGTGCGGCGGCCTCGCGGCCGCGTCGTGCTTGCGCTGGCGTTCGCGATCCTCGGCGGCGGTGCATGGGCGCAAGCAGTCATCAATCTCTTCAGCAAAGAGCCGCGCGCGCTTGGCGTCCGGCGAATTCGTAGCGTCGCTCTATTTGCGTTTGGCGCCGGCCCACTTGTAGACCACGCCGCCTCGCATCACGAACACGACGCGCCGAACGGCGGTGAGATCGGTGAGCGGATCGCCATCGAGCGCGATGATGTCGGCGTCGTAGCCGGGCGCGAGCAATCCGATCTGATCGCTCATGCCCATCGCCTCCGCGGCGAGCGAGTTCGCCGACACGAGCGTGGCCATCGGCGTCTGCCCGCAATGCTGCACTCGGCCGAGGAATTCGTCGGCGTTCCGGCCGTGCGCGCCGGCGGTGGCGTCCGTCGAGAAGACGACCTTCGCGCCGGTCGTGTGAACGGCGATCGCGCAGATCTCGAAGTCGCGCGGCAGGTCGCGCTCCATGATCGCCATTCCTTCGTCGGTGAAACCGCCGGTGCCGACGTAGCGCGCGCGGTTCTCGAGATAATTCTGAACGACGAGCCCGACCTGGGGGCTGATGTACGCGCCGGCCTTCACGGCGTCGTCGATGTCCGCCTGCGTCGAGTACGTCGCGTGCTCGAGCTCGCGGCATCCGGCCCGCGCGGCGGCGCCGGTCTGCGAGCGATACGCGTGCACCATGCTCCGAAGCCCGACCGCCTTGGCTTCGTCGCAGAGCGCGTGCAGCTGCTCTTCGGTGATCGTCGGGCCCGCGCCGACGCGTTCGCTCTTGGACGCGAAGATCTTGATGAGATCCGCGCCCTGCGCTTTGCGTCGGCGCACCAGAGCGCGCAACGAGTCCAATGGAACGGAGGAATCGGGTGAGATCGGGGAGAGCGACGTGAGCACACGCGGACCGGGAAATCCGCGATCGCGAATCATGTCACGGAGCGGCGCCTCCGACGGCGCGCCGACCGACTGTACCGTCGTGAAACCCGCCATGAGCGTGACCCACGCGTTGTCGGCGATCGCGAGCGCCGCTTCGGCCGGCGATTCGCCGCGCGTCGCGATGCGTCCCGTGCGATCGAAGTGCGAGTCGAGGTGCACGTGCGTGTCGATCCAACCCGGGAGCACCGTGTAGCCGCGCAGATCGATCGTCGCGGACGGCTCGGTCGATGCCGGCGCAGAGAGCGACGTGATCTTCCCCTGCGAAACGCCGATGCGCGCGTCTCGCAAGACGCCCCCGCGCCCGTCGAGCGCACGATCGCTGAGTATGGTGACGGGACCAGGCGGCGACGGCGCCGTGACCGGGCCGACCTGCGCGCCGAGCGCCGACGCCAATGGGATGAACGGAATCAGCGCGAGGCGAGTTCTCATCGTCGTTCGTGAGTTAATGCCGCATGTGCCACCGAAATGACGAGACGAACGCTGCGGCTACCGGTGCCTCGCGACAAGAGTCAACGGGATTTTTTGATGCCGAGTCCGCCAAACGATACGGCGGCGGAAGTATCGGACCAAAGGTGTAGTTGGCTGGCGAACTTCCGTGCGATGCGGCACAATCTCCGGGTACGGCGGTATCACCATCCCCCGCGCACGACGACGGTGTCCAATCGTAGTGCGCTGCGCTCGACGCTGGGCGTGACGCTTCGGGATCGCACCTCTATCAAAGAAGGTGGTTTCCAACATGCGCTCCGTGCGATGCGAAGTGTGCGGCACCAAGGCGCTCATGGCGGCGTCTCAATGCCCCAAGTGCAGCCACCTGTTCGAAATGCGAGACGGCTTCGGTGAGCTGCTGCCGCTCGCGTTCTGCTCGAGCTGCCAATCGTACTATCCCGCGCACGTCGGCTCGTGTAAGTGGTGCGGCACTTTACCCGAGCCAGTTCGCAAGCCGCTTCCGTGGACTCACATCAGCCTTGGTGGTTTCATCGCGATGGCGTTGCTCGGCGGAGTTTTGCTGCGCGATCCTCAGGGCAAGACACACGCGCGGAAAGCGGCGCAAACGCGAGCACGAGCGCAATCGAAGAAGGCAGCGGCTGACGATACCGTGATTCAAGTCGTCGCGAGCGCGGCCGCGGACACCGCCGTCACTCATGACACGATCGCTGCGTGGACCAACATCGATCCGCCTGCACCCGCTCCTGCATCGGCGCCTGCGGCCGCATCCGACGTCCCGACGGCAATGCCGCCCGAACCGGTCGTACAGTCCGGCGCGCGCATTGGACGTTCGGTGAGGGAGACGACGTCGCCTATCGGTGCACCGCTTGTCTCGCAGCCGGCCGTCGCGGTCAGTCCGCAGTCGGTCGCGCCGCCGACGGCGTACCCTTCGGCACCGAGCACGCGCCGGTCGACGCCGACCGTGTACGCGCCGGCGCCGAGGACCTATCCGGCCGCGCCGATCATGTCGCGCTCGCAGCCGTACGTTCCGCAGACGAAGTCGC includes these proteins:
- a CDS encoding VOC family protein, with product MPNEGPEPILPAQDVHRTRQFYESLGFRAGYNDDRYDILRRGSLVVHLERHGDLAPDANHTSCYWRVADADALHREFSALGLPSEGAPSLTEPCDERWGMREFTLKDPAGNLIRVGHELTDP
- a CDS encoding amidohydrolase family protein, encoding MRTRLALIPFIPLASALGAQVGPVTAPSPPGPVTILSDRALDGRGGVLRDARIGVSQGKITSLSAPASTEPSATIDLRGYTVLPGWIDTHVHLDSHFDRTGRIATRGESPAEAALAIADNAWVTLMAGFTTVQSVGAPSEAPLRDMIRDRGFPGPRVLTSLSPISPDSSVPLDSLRALVRRRKAQGADLIKIFASKSERVGAGPTITEEQLHALCDEAKAVGLRSMVHAYRSQTGAAARAGCRELEHATYSTQADIDDAVKAGAYISPQVGLVVQNYLENRARYVGTGGFTDEGMAIMERDLPRDFEICAIAVHTTGAKVVFSTDATAGAHGRNADEFLGRVQHCGQTPMATLVSANSLAAEAMGMSDQIGLLAPGYDADIIALDGDPLTDLTAVRRVVFVMRGGVVYKWAGAKRK